In Myxococcus stipitatus, a single window of DNA contains:
- a CDS encoding ELWxxDGT repeat protein, giving the protein MTHPKVFSLTGALLATCVGVACVDTSEPEVPLPSPASLQTRTGALALGAPYLVKNLVADEPTNATRIPFGLQFHTLGATTFFVWGDALNGMELWKTDGTRAGTSMLRDLAPGPASSSPSDFTSLGEHVYFNVDGAPRKELWRTDGTVEGTIRVASAGGILTSNGSTLYVLQPHDEFTQMTGFTLWKLDATGTGLTKVYSQGAGSSLKYYSTPPASAWLRETLFFVVWDRVSGNTLWKTDGTPEGTQRVVDPLPGNTDPGTGIQKLITAGDFVYLTMGGFEDRHMELWRTDGTPEGTLQLKTRERLYVDGPNFAPLMQELSGKLYFTQPTSDAGNELWSSDGTVAGTKRVVALRTVPEGFNDSRMFSQGGRLWFSQRDATTRLSQVFVSDGTAEGTSQVTGLDSAQSRSSLIKGVTREGAFFMRAGDWDVSLWKTDGTEAGTQRLGVTYPFSDAVIAHPTSGGRLFFSGILGHLWASDGSVEGTVDLAIPAAHTGLPPEQPFAVGGTLVFRVGDEDDPQSFQAWSSDGTSEGTQRFTQAPELSLHRRTPLGRVGGQFVYWHLLRVPGINASPTVTDGTPGGTRPLLEVESWRWNDPPPAVIFQKELFFGVQATAANAEKGIAHGLWKSDGTPEGTRLVAAGMEPALFVTTPERLFFSAGPSTHDQSLWTSDGTPEGTRQLIRLEASRSDGPLIHQLLALGSRVLFWSHTPTAGHELRVSDGTPEGTRVLKHFDGTHFLMENASRMAVLDGHAFFVTKTPDLPAQLWRTDGDSVVLLANFDARNDFELPTHLTAFRGELWFWARDDAHGIELWKSDGTPEGTVLAKDLSPGPANAIGRPGPLVPLGPNGPLLFTASDGKTGAELWQTDGTAEGTTLVADIASGPESSTPGDLVVTPRHVFMVAWTKETGRELWALERPAQDTTAPVVTCPSSLTEQATSPSGFALSRARVTATDDSGAEPLLRYDPPLGKVCPVGTTDVTVTAVDGSGNMSSCSFPLTVSLLCPETQRLEADASGHAAATWPDIITEDSGSDVVLETSIPKGTALRPGTHAVTVTAHDPHGSSSTCTFSIVVVKPGGGGGGCQQAGSAGPLGLGLALFSLWWMRTRRRGMSPVR; this is encoded by the coding sequence ATGACCCATCCCAAAGTCTTCTCGCTGACAGGCGCGTTGCTCGCGACCTGCGTCGGCGTGGCCTGCGTGGACACCTCCGAGCCCGAGGTGCCCCTCCCCTCCCCCGCTTCACTCCAGACGCGGACAGGGGCTCTCGCCCTCGGCGCGCCCTATCTGGTGAAGAACCTGGTCGCCGACGAGCCCACGAACGCGACGAGAATCCCATTCGGCCTCCAGTTCCACACGCTCGGCGCCACCACCTTCTTCGTCTGGGGCGACGCCCTCAATGGGATGGAGCTGTGGAAGACGGATGGGACGCGCGCTGGGACATCGATGCTACGGGACCTGGCCCCAGGCCCGGCCTCCTCGAGTCCCTCCGACTTCACGTCGCTGGGAGAGCACGTCTACTTCAACGTGGACGGGGCTCCGCGAAAGGAACTCTGGAGGACGGATGGAACCGTGGAGGGCACCATCCGTGTTGCCTCGGCCGGCGGCATCCTGACCTCCAACGGCTCCACGCTCTACGTCTTGCAGCCACACGACGAGTTCACGCAGATGACGGGCTTCACGCTCTGGAAGCTCGACGCAACCGGGACAGGGCTGACGAAGGTGTACTCGCAAGGCGCCGGGTCCTCCTTGAAATACTACTCGACGCCTCCAGCCTCCGCCTGGCTGCGTGAGACGCTGTTCTTCGTCGTCTGGGACAGGGTCTCCGGTAACACGCTGTGGAAGACCGACGGAACGCCCGAGGGGACCCAGCGGGTCGTGGACCCTCTTCCCGGCAACACCGACCCGGGCACCGGCATCCAGAAGCTCATCACCGCGGGAGACTTCGTCTACCTCACGATGGGTGGCTTCGAGGACCGCCACATGGAGCTGTGGCGCACCGACGGAACCCCGGAAGGCACCCTCCAATTGAAGACCCGTGAGAGGCTCTATGTCGACGGTCCCAACTTCGCCCCCCTCATGCAGGAGCTCTCCGGGAAGCTCTACTTCACGCAGCCGACCTCCGACGCGGGCAACGAGCTCTGGAGCTCGGACGGAACGGTGGCCGGCACGAAGCGGGTCGTCGCCCTGCGCACGGTTCCGGAGGGGTTCAACGACAGCCGCATGTTCTCCCAGGGGGGACGTCTGTGGTTCAGCCAGAGGGATGCCACGACCCGGCTCAGCCAGGTCTTCGTGAGCGACGGCACCGCCGAAGGCACCTCGCAGGTCACCGGGCTCGACTCCGCGCAGAGTCGCTCGTCCCTCATCAAGGGCGTGACCCGGGAGGGTGCCTTCTTCATGCGAGCCGGCGACTGGGATGTCTCTCTTTGGAAGACGGATGGCACCGAGGCCGGAACCCAGCGGTTGGGCGTGACGTACCCCTTCTCCGATGCCGTCATCGCGCACCCGACCTCGGGGGGACGGCTCTTCTTCAGTGGCATCCTGGGTCACCTGTGGGCGAGCGATGGCAGCGTCGAGGGGACGGTCGACCTGGCGATTCCCGCCGCCCACACCGGCCTGCCTCCGGAGCAACCCTTCGCGGTCGGCGGCACGCTCGTCTTCCGCGTCGGGGACGAGGACGACCCCCAGTCCTTCCAAGCGTGGAGCAGCGACGGAACCTCCGAGGGAACCCAGCGGTTCACACAAGCCCCGGAGCTCTCGCTCCACCGACGTACGCCGCTCGGCAGGGTCGGAGGACAATTCGTCTACTGGCATCTGCTCCGCGTCCCTGGCATCAATGCCTCACCGACCGTCACGGATGGGACTCCCGGCGGCACACGGCCGTTGCTGGAGGTGGAGTCCTGGCGATGGAACGACCCTCCTCCCGCCGTCATCTTCCAGAAAGAGCTCTTCTTCGGAGTCCAGGCCACCGCGGCGAATGCCGAGAAGGGCATTGCTCACGGCCTCTGGAAGAGCGACGGCACCCCGGAGGGCACCCGTCTCGTCGCGGCGGGCATGGAGCCGGCCCTGTTCGTCACCACCCCAGAGCGCCTCTTCTTCTCCGCGGGGCCGAGCACCCATGACCAGTCCCTGTGGACGAGCGACGGAACCCCCGAAGGAACCCGTCAATTGATACGGCTCGAGGCGTCTCGCTCCGACGGGCCGCTCATCCACCAGCTCCTCGCCCTGGGAAGCCGGGTCCTCTTCTGGAGCCACACCCCCACGGCGGGCCACGAGCTGAGGGTGAGCGACGGCACCCCGGAGGGCACGCGCGTGCTGAAGCACTTCGATGGGACGCACTTCCTCATGGAGAACGCGTCACGCATGGCCGTGCTGGATGGGCACGCCTTCTTCGTCACCAAGACCCCCGACCTTCCCGCCCAGCTGTGGCGCACGGACGGAGACTCCGTGGTCCTGCTCGCGAACTTCGACGCGCGCAACGACTTCGAGCTGCCCACCCACCTCACCGCCTTCCGAGGCGAGCTGTGGTTCTGGGCCCGAGACGACGCACATGGCATCGAGCTCTGGAAGAGCGACGGTACCCCGGAGGGCACCGTGCTCGCGAAGGACCTCAGTCCGGGACCGGCGAATGCCATTGGCAGGCCCGGCCCCCTCGTTCCCCTGGGACCGAACGGTCCACTGCTCTTCACCGCCTCGGATGGAAAGACGGGGGCAGAGCTGTGGCAGACGGACGGCACGGCGGAAGGCACGACCCTGGTGGCGGACATCGCCTCGGGGCCGGAGTCGTCCACTCCGGGGGACCTCGTCGTGACGCCACGCCACGTCTTCATGGTGGCCTGGACGAAGGAGACAGGCCGCGAGCTGTGGGCCCTGGAGCGGCCAGCCCAGGACACCACGGCGCCCGTGGTGACGTGCCCTTCGTCGCTGACCGAGCAGGCCACGTCCCCGTCGGGGTTTGCCCTGTCACGCGCTCGCGTCACGGCGACGGATGACAGTGGTGCGGAGCCTCTGCTCCGCTACGACCCGCCCCTGGGAAAGGTCTGTCCCGTGGGCACGACCGACGTGACGGTCACCGCCGTGGATGGCTCGGGCAACATGTCCTCGTGTTCGTTCCCGCTCACCGTCTCCCTCCTCTGCCCGGAGACACAGCGGCTGGAAGCCGACGCCAGTGGCCACGCCGCCGCGACCTGGCCCGACATCATCACCGAGGATTCGGGCTCCGACGTCGTGCTGGAGACCTCGATTCCCAAGGGCACCGCCCTGCGCCCGGGTACCCATGCCGTCACCGTCACCGCCCACGACCCGCATGGAAGCTCGAGCACGTGCACCTTCTCCATCGTCGTCGTGAAGCCCGGAGGAGGAGGCGGTGGCTGTCAGCAGGCCGGCAGCGCGGGTCCGCTCGGTCTGGGTCTGGCGTTGTTCTCGCTGTGGTGGATGAGGACACGGCGCCGTGGCATGAGCCCGGTCCGCTGA
- a CDS encoding ELWxxDGT repeat protein, which translates to MKDILLPEKTYDRGSIYSLGNFATLGDLTLFAASDDNLDIELWKTDGTPEGTSLVRDLRPGPTASQPRNLTAMGGHVYFTARTARVAPVEELWRTDGTPAGTTLVAHLPGSAAFMTARDGVLYLMTQATGGTSGFSLWKSNGTAVGTTVVKTVASSKTYPSSNFLWKDGTLFFSAFDDAHGEALWRSDGTPAGTSMAVDVLPVNDTSKALYDLVSAGDLIYFVTSGIEDTRQLLWRTDGTPEGTLRLLSLQGSPLHLGTTRFATAAGKLYFTQWDAQAGEELWTSDGTLAGTTRVIDLRPGKDDAGIGHLVGQGERVWFTATDLGTSQRPQVFVSDGTAEGTRQVTTSNPDTALSSEVLAAASDGAYFVGYRLTGYTLWKTDGTEAGTQQLINGLTCTRPHPMGEGRLILTGSSGVLCVSDGSPAGSRSLGKVTRTRSGGWPRQGVGVAGELLFSAKDDETLSGTTRLWISDGTDTGTLELEVPSSDTVRMTSLGVANGQTFIWRHDDGASESSSHRGAILGTRGGTYGNTGVLKSLSLPKLSHDARQLPSAVVMGDALYFGSPGSSSETSALWKSDGTPEGTVVVATLQEGIFSVDPRLFVNAAGRLYFAAGLGLGTESLWTSDGTEQGTRKVVTLSQSGAIGPRIRHMVALGSQVLFWADTAAEGHALWTSDGTQQGTRVVMRFSGTGFVPEGPHTTAVMNGQVYFVSKATGELASLWKTDGGPPVRVATFAPADLALVPMHLTVFQDALVFWAFDPDHGYEPWRSDGTPAGTVRLKDVNPGPHGSITEPGPFTSVGPEGPLLFAASDGVSGVELWRTDGTTNGTERVADLAPGPESSNPSDIVGAGRHVFFQAWTPETGTELWAMERPIQDTEPPQVTCPASIVVEDNTWYGQTVTYSHAVATDERAPAPVIRYDPPGNSFPEQRTTKVTATALDGEGNRATCTFDVTVQDTLPPTITCRTAPIRAEATHPQGTYVFVPFDSARADDIGSRPWVTYLPDSSTYFPQGTTPVTATATDNAGLQATCTFDVIVEDTRPPRFDSCPATVVQEASSPDGAKLDFVLPVATDVASTPEVGSEPAMGSQVPLGATAVTVTARDPAGNTATCNLSVEVRDTTPPELTCPPTQAVETTSAQGTTVRWPEATAKDLVSAVSLEYSTAPGSVFPPGMHSVSVTARDTHGNTRRCEFAVNVTLREKPDENPDPPTPPAPQPRGGGCQQAGGAGASGFGAALVGLMLWVSRRRRDTLRSRPRA; encoded by the coding sequence GTGAAGGACATCCTCCTCCCGGAGAAGACCTACGACCGCGGGAGCATCTACTCACTCGGCAACTTCGCCACGCTCGGCGACCTCACCCTCTTCGCGGCCAGCGACGACAACCTCGATATCGAGCTGTGGAAGACGGACGGGACTCCCGAGGGGACCTCGCTCGTGCGGGACCTGCGCCCCGGGCCCACGGCGTCCCAGCCACGCAACCTCACGGCCATGGGCGGCCATGTCTACTTCACGGCCAGGACCGCGCGGGTCGCCCCCGTCGAGGAGCTCTGGCGCACGGACGGGACGCCCGCGGGCACCACCCTCGTGGCGCACCTGCCCGGAAGCGCCGCCTTCATGACCGCGCGCGACGGCGTGCTCTACCTCATGACCCAGGCTACCGGAGGCACCAGCGGCTTCTCGCTCTGGAAGAGCAACGGCACCGCCGTGGGCACCACGGTGGTGAAGACGGTCGCCTCCAGCAAGACCTATCCCTCCAGCAACTTCCTCTGGAAGGACGGGACGCTCTTCTTCAGCGCCTTCGATGACGCACATGGGGAGGCGCTGTGGCGAAGCGATGGCACGCCAGCGGGCACCTCCATGGCCGTCGACGTGCTCCCGGTCAATGACACCAGCAAGGCGCTGTACGACCTCGTCTCCGCAGGAGACCTCATCTACTTCGTCACGTCGGGCATCGAGGACACGCGTCAGCTGCTCTGGCGTACCGACGGAACCCCCGAGGGCACCCTCCGACTGCTGTCGCTCCAGGGCTCCCCGCTCCATCTCGGCACCACCCGGTTCGCGACCGCCGCGGGGAAGCTCTACTTCACGCAGTGGGACGCGCAGGCCGGCGAGGAGCTATGGACCTCGGACGGCACGCTCGCCGGCACCACTCGCGTCATCGACTTGCGTCCCGGCAAGGACGACGCCGGCATCGGCCACCTCGTCGGCCAGGGCGAACGGGTCTGGTTCACCGCGACGGACCTGGGGACCTCCCAACGTCCCCAGGTCTTCGTCAGCGATGGCACCGCCGAGGGCACGCGCCAGGTGACCACGAGCAACCCCGACACGGCGCTCTCCTCGGAGGTGCTCGCCGCCGCCTCCGACGGCGCCTATTTCGTGGGCTACCGCCTGACCGGCTACACCCTATGGAAGACGGATGGCACCGAGGCTGGCACCCAACAGCTGATCAACGGTCTGACGTGCACCCGTCCTCATCCCATGGGCGAGGGCAGGCTCATCCTGACAGGGAGCTCCGGAGTCCTGTGTGTCAGCGATGGTTCTCCCGCGGGCAGCAGGTCCCTGGGGAAGGTCACCCGCACGCGGTCCGGCGGATGGCCCCGTCAAGGCGTCGGCGTCGCGGGTGAGCTCCTCTTCAGCGCGAAGGATGACGAGACGCTCTCCGGGACCACGCGGCTGTGGATCAGCGATGGAACGGACACAGGCACCCTCGAGCTCGAGGTCCCCTCTTCCGACACGGTGCGGATGACCTCGCTCGGCGTGGCGAATGGCCAGACCTTCATCTGGCGCCACGACGACGGCGCCTCGGAGTCCTCCTCGCACAGAGGAGCCATCCTGGGCACCCGCGGTGGGACCTATGGGAACACCGGCGTCCTCAAGTCCCTGTCGCTGCCGAAGCTCTCCCACGACGCGCGGCAGCTCCCCTCCGCCGTGGTGATGGGAGACGCGCTCTACTTCGGCTCCCCAGGGAGTTCCTCCGAGACCTCCGCGCTCTGGAAGAGCGACGGGACGCCGGAGGGGACCGTGGTCGTGGCGACCTTGCAGGAGGGAATCTTCTCCGTGGACCCGCGCCTCTTCGTCAACGCCGCGGGGCGGCTCTACTTCGCCGCGGGCCTGGGGCTGGGGACGGAGTCCCTGTGGACGAGCGACGGCACCGAGCAGGGCACTCGCAAGGTGGTGACCCTGAGCCAGTCCGGCGCCATCGGGCCGCGCATCCGCCACATGGTGGCGCTGGGAAGCCAGGTGCTCTTCTGGGCCGATACGGCGGCGGAGGGCCACGCGCTGTGGACGAGCGATGGCACCCAGCAAGGCACGCGCGTGGTGATGCGCTTCAGCGGGACGGGCTTCGTGCCCGAGGGCCCGCACACCACCGCGGTGATGAACGGGCAGGTCTACTTCGTCAGCAAGGCGACCGGTGAGCTCGCGTCGCTCTGGAAGACGGACGGTGGCCCGCCCGTGCGGGTGGCCACCTTCGCTCCCGCCGACCTGGCGCTGGTGCCCATGCACCTCACCGTGTTCCAGGACGCGCTGGTGTTCTGGGCGTTCGACCCGGACCACGGCTACGAGCCCTGGCGCAGCGACGGAACGCCGGCGGGCACGGTGCGCCTGAAGGATGTCAACCCAGGCCCCCATGGCTCCATCACCGAGCCTGGGCCCTTCACGTCCGTGGGACCGGAGGGGCCGCTGCTGTTCGCCGCGTCGGATGGAGTATCGGGCGTGGAGCTGTGGCGGACCGACGGCACCACGAATGGCACCGAGCGGGTCGCGGACCTGGCGCCGGGGCCGGAGTCCTCCAATCCCTCGGACATCGTCGGGGCGGGCCGGCACGTGTTCTTCCAGGCGTGGACCCCCGAGACGGGCACGGAGCTGTGGGCCATGGAGCGCCCCATCCAGGACACCGAGCCCCCACAGGTGACCTGCCCCGCCTCCATCGTGGTGGAGGACAACACCTGGTACGGACAGACGGTGACGTACTCGCACGCCGTCGCGACCGACGAGCGCGCCCCCGCTCCCGTCATCCGCTACGACCCGCCCGGCAACTCCTTCCCGGAGCAGAGGACCACGAAGGTGACGGCCACGGCGCTCGATGGCGAGGGAAACCGCGCCACCTGCACCTTCGACGTCACGGTGCAGGACACGCTGCCCCCCACCATCACCTGTCGCACGGCGCCCATCCGCGCCGAAGCCACACACCCCCAAGGCACCTACGTCTTCGTTCCCTTCGACTCCGCGCGGGCGGACGACATCGGCTCCCGGCCCTGGGTGACGTATCTCCCCGATTCATCGACCTACTTCCCCCAGGGGACGACGCCGGTGACGGCCACCGCCACCGACAACGCGGGCCTCCAGGCGACGTGCACCTTCGACGTCATCGTGGAGGACACCCGGCCGCCGCGGTTCGACAGCTGTCCCGCCACCGTGGTGCAGGAGGCCTCCTCTCCGGACGGCGCGAAGCTGGACTTCGTCCTCCCCGTCGCGACGGACGTGGCGTCGACCCCGGAGGTCGGCAGCGAGCCCGCGATGGGGAGCCAGGTTCCGCTCGGCGCGACTGCCGTCACCGTGACGGCGCGTGACCCGGCGGGGAACACCGCCACGTGCAACCTCTCCGTCGAGGTCCGGGATACCACGCCGCCCGAGCTCACCTGCCCGCCCACGCAGGCGGTGGAGACGACGTCCGCGCAAGGCACGACGGTGCGGTGGCCCGAGGCCACGGCGAAGGACCTCGTCTCCGCGGTGTCACTGGAGTACTCGACGGCGCCCGGAAGCGTGTTCCCACCGGGCATGCACTCGGTGAGCGTCACCGCGAGAGACACGCACGGCAACACCCGCCGCTGCGAGTTCGCCGTGAACGTCACCCTGCGCGAGAAGCCGGACGAGAACCCCGACCCGCCGACGCCCCCCGCTCCACAGCCCCGCGGTGGTGGCTGTCAGCAGGCCGGAGGCGCGGGCGCGAGCGGCTTCGGCGCGGCGCTGGTCGGGCTGATGTTGTGGGTGTCCCGTCGTCGTCGCGACACGCTCCGCTCGCGTCCGAGGGCGTGA
- the rsmG gene encoding 16S rRNA (guanine(527)-N(7))-methyltransferase RsmG: MDNTRFADLLASGCRSLGVTVGEDVGPRLQRLMAELLKWNAKVNLTAITAPEEVLEKHFLDSLAVLPEVTGAASLLDLGAGAGFPGIPLKIALPTLGVTLVDTVGKKVAFIKAAAASLGLQGVRGLHARAEGQPEKEGIPRAEVLIARAFMDLPDWLALAPAYVEPGGRVVAMLGKSQTDAELAARAAERQLRVVSARAYRLPFSGAERQVAVFAKE; the protein is encoded by the coding sequence GTGGATAACACGCGGTTCGCAGATCTGCTGGCGTCCGGTTGCCGGTCGCTGGGGGTGACGGTGGGGGAGGACGTGGGGCCCCGCTTGCAGCGGCTGATGGCGGAGCTGCTGAAGTGGAACGCCAAGGTGAACCTGACGGCCATCACCGCGCCGGAGGAGGTGCTGGAGAAGCACTTCCTGGACTCGCTGGCGGTGCTGCCCGAGGTGACGGGCGCGGCGTCGCTGCTGGACCTGGGCGCGGGCGCGGGCTTCCCGGGCATCCCGTTGAAGATTGCCCTGCCCACGTTGGGCGTGACGTTGGTGGACACGGTGGGCAAGAAGGTCGCCTTCATCAAGGCGGCGGCGGCGAGCCTCGGGTTGCAGGGCGTGCGAGGGCTGCACGCGCGCGCGGAGGGCCAGCCGGAGAAGGAGGGCATCCCGCGCGCGGAGGTGCTGATTGCCCGCGCCTTCATGGACCTGCCGGACTGGCTCGCGTTGGCGCCGGCCTACGTGGAACCGGGTGGGCGCGTGGTGGCGATGCTCGGCAAGTCGCAGACGGACGCGGAGCTGGCGGCGCGAGCAGCCGAGCGCCAGCTGCGCGTCGTCTCCGCGCGCGCGTACCGGCTGCCGTTCTCCGGCGCCGAGCGGCAGGTCGCGGTGTTCGCGAAGGAGTAA
- the mnmG gene encoding tRNA uridine-5-carboxymethylaminomethyl(34) synthesis enzyme MnmG, with protein MGLRYDVIVVGLGHAGCEAALACARMGLATLGITLKRERSAVMSCNPAVGGTAKGHLVREMDALGGQMGRVADLAGTHFKTLNASKGPAVQATRILCDRDAYAAVMQSVLFSEPNLTVREGEVSTLHAEGGRITGVSLGDGTHVAASAVLLTTGTFLQALMHVGEKKEVGGRLGDEAAKGLSDSLRSLGFTLGRFKTGTPARLARASIDWDAVEPQPGDFPPRPFSWRTREEWASGTPFPRQPAVTCGLTSTTVETHRVLRDNLHRSPLYQGEIVGRGPRYCPSLEDKVVRFADRERHQVFLEPEGPASPLVYPAGLSTSLPADVQFDFLRTIPGLERVEVVRYGYAVEYDYAPPTQLKPTLETKAVAGLFFAGQLNGTSGYEEAAFQGLWAGINAGLQVKGEPPLLLGRDEAHGAVLVDDLVTKGVDEPFRMFTSRSEHRLRLREGNADLRLARHGHRVGLLPREALERAEARQRAVTDEVARLKRTGLATKLRRPEMTYARLLEEGRGGERPGVSPDVAEEVEVEVKYEGYIAQAARAAARESESTDRWVIPEGFLFREVRGLSTEAAEKLTAHRPSTVGQARRIPGLTPAAVSLLLVALKRGAGQPEGCS; from the coding sequence ATGGGACTCCGGTACGACGTCATCGTGGTGGGGCTGGGACACGCGGGCTGCGAGGCGGCGCTCGCCTGCGCGCGCATGGGCCTGGCGACGCTGGGCATCACCCTCAAGCGCGAGCGCTCCGCGGTGATGAGCTGCAACCCGGCCGTGGGCGGCACCGCCAAGGGCCACCTCGTCCGCGAAATGGACGCGCTCGGCGGACAGATGGGCCGCGTGGCGGACCTGGCGGGCACGCACTTCAAGACGCTCAACGCCTCCAAGGGCCCCGCGGTGCAGGCCACCCGCATCCTCTGCGACCGAGACGCCTACGCGGCGGTGATGCAGTCGGTCCTCTTCTCGGAGCCGAACCTCACCGTGCGCGAGGGCGAGGTCTCCACGCTCCACGCGGAAGGCGGCCGTATCACCGGCGTCTCGCTGGGGGACGGCACGCACGTGGCGGCCTCCGCGGTGCTGCTCACCACGGGCACCTTCCTCCAGGCGCTGATGCACGTGGGCGAGAAGAAGGAAGTGGGCGGCCGGCTGGGCGACGAGGCCGCCAAGGGCCTGTCCGACTCACTGCGCTCGCTCGGCTTCACGCTGGGCCGGTTCAAGACGGGCACGCCGGCGCGGCTCGCGCGCGCCAGCATCGACTGGGACGCGGTGGAGCCGCAGCCCGGGGACTTCCCACCGCGCCCCTTCTCCTGGCGCACGCGCGAGGAGTGGGCCTCCGGCACGCCGTTCCCCCGTCAGCCCGCCGTCACCTGTGGCCTCACCTCCACCACGGTGGAGACGCACCGGGTGCTGCGCGACAACCTGCACCGCTCGCCGCTGTACCAGGGCGAAATCGTCGGCCGGGGGCCGCGCTACTGCCCGTCCCTCGAGGACAAGGTGGTGCGCTTCGCGGACCGCGAGCGGCACCAGGTGTTCCTGGAGCCGGAAGGGCCGGCGTCGCCGCTGGTGTACCCGGCGGGCCTGTCCACCAGCCTGCCCGCGGACGTGCAGTTCGACTTCCTGCGCACCATCCCCGGCCTGGAGCGGGTGGAGGTGGTGCGCTACGGCTACGCCGTCGAGTACGACTACGCGCCGCCCACGCAGCTCAAGCCCACGCTGGAGACGAAGGCCGTCGCGGGCCTGTTCTTCGCCGGGCAGCTCAACGGCACGTCCGGCTACGAGGAGGCCGCCTTCCAGGGCCTGTGGGCCGGCATCAACGCGGGCCTCCAGGTGAAGGGCGAGCCGCCGCTCCTGCTCGGGCGCGACGAGGCGCACGGCGCGGTGCTGGTGGACGACCTCGTCACCAAGGGCGTGGACGAGCCGTTCCGCATGTTCACCAGCCGCTCCGAGCACCGGCTGCGCCTGCGCGAGGGCAACGCGGACCTGCGGCTGGCGCGGCACGGGCACCGCGTGGGGCTGTTGCCCCGCGAGGCGCTGGAGCGGGCCGAGGCGCGCCAGCGCGCGGTGACGGACGAGGTGGCGCGGCTCAAGCGCACGGGGCTGGCGACGAAGCTGCGCCGGCCGGAGATGACGTACGCGCGGCTGCTGGAGGAGGGCAGGGGAGGGGAGCGGCCCGGCGTCTCGCCGGACGTGGCGGAGGAGGTGGAGGTGGAGGTGAAGTACGAGGGCTACATCGCCCAGGCGGCCCGGGCGGCGGCGCGCGAGTCGGAGTCCACGGACCGCTGGGTGATTCCGGAAGGCTTCCTCTTCCGCGAGGTGCGGGGGCTGAGCACGGAGGCGGCGGAGAAGCTGACCGCGCACCGGCCCTCCACCGTGGGGCAGGCCCGGCGGATTCCAGGCCTGACGCCGGCCGCCGTGTCCCTCCTCCTGGTCGCGCTCAAGCGCGGTGCGGGGCAGCCGGAGGGCTGTTCATAG
- a CDS encoding multidrug effflux MFS transporter, whose product MPAPSKKPPASATLSLELLLGTLSAFAPLSIDMYLPALPRIAQELQSSASVIQLTLASCFAGLALGQLFTGPLVDRFGRTRPLYAGLVVYVLGSLGCALAPTATALVVMRFFQALGGAVALVTPRAVVRDLWSGADAARTMSRLMLVVGVAPVLAPLLGGLVLEHTGWRAIFLVLSGIGAVALVAALRVLPETAPAHVKGHSMRSKMGALLKDPDFVGPALACGFAYAGMFAYIAGSPFVFITLHGVREQDFGWFFGANAVGLVLMAQLNRKLLGMFTLPRLLRLALTLTALTGLGVLAVTWSGVGGLWGIAAALFLFVPTIGLVGPNSAAIALERHAAHAGLASALLGSLQFASAAVASWAVSALEDGTARPMGGVVAVAGALAWLAAFLGQRARMREEQVSTMEGTPREA is encoded by the coding sequence ATGCCCGCCCCTTCGAAGAAGCCACCCGCGTCGGCGACCCTGTCGCTCGAGCTGCTGCTGGGCACGCTCTCCGCGTTTGCCCCGCTGTCCATCGACATGTACCTGCCGGCGCTGCCACGCATCGCGCAGGAGTTGCAGTCATCGGCCTCGGTCATCCAGCTCACGCTCGCGTCGTGCTTCGCGGGGCTGGCGTTGGGGCAGCTGTTCACCGGGCCGCTGGTGGACCGCTTCGGTCGCACGCGCCCGCTGTACGCCGGGCTCGTCGTCTACGTGCTGGGCTCGCTGGGCTGCGCGCTGGCGCCCACGGCGACGGCGCTGGTGGTGATGCGGTTCTTCCAGGCGTTGGGGGGCGCGGTGGCGCTGGTGACGCCCCGGGCGGTGGTGCGGGACCTGTGGTCTGGCGCGGACGCGGCGCGAACCATGTCCCGGTTGATGCTGGTGGTGGGCGTGGCGCCGGTGCTCGCGCCGCTGCTGGGTGGGCTGGTGTTGGAGCACACCGGGTGGCGCGCCATCTTCCTGGTGTTGTCTGGCATTGGCGCGGTGGCGCTCGTGGCGGCGCTGCGGGTGCTGCCGGAGACGGCGCCCGCGCACGTGAAGGGCCACTCCATGCGCTCGAAGATGGGCGCGCTGTTGAAGGACCCGGACTTCGTGGGCCCGGCGCTCGCGTGCGGCTTCGCGTACGCGGGCATGTTCGCGTACATCGCGGGCTCGCCCTTCGTCTTCATCACGCTTCACGGGGTGAGGGAGCAGGACTTCGGCTGGTTCTTCGGCGCGAACGCGGTGGGGCTGGTGTTGATGGCGCAGCTCAACCGCAAGCTGCTGGGGATGTTCACCCTTCCTCGGCTGCTGCGTCTGGCTTTGACGCTGACGGCGCTGACGGGGCTGGGGGTCCTGGCGGTGACGTGGAGCGGGGTCGGTGGGTTGTGGGGCATCGCCGCGGCGCTGTTCCTGTTCGTGCCCACGATTGGACTGGTGGGGCCCAACTCGGCGGCCATCGCGCTGGAGCGGCACGCCGCGCACGCGGGGCTCGCGTCCGCGCTGCTGGGCTCGCTCCAGTTCGCGTCCGCGGCCGTCGCGTCGTGGGCGGTGAGCGCGCTCGAGGACGGCACCGCGCGCCCCATGGGTGGCGTGGTGGCCGTTGCCGGGGCGCTGGCGTGGCTCGCGGCCTTCCTCGGTCAGCGCGCGCGCATGCGCGAGGAGCAGGTGTCCACGATGGAGGGTACGCCGCGCGAGGCGTGA